In the Xanthobacteraceae bacterium genome, TGGCTTGCAAACGAAGCGGGCAGTTTTTGCCGGCCTTTTCCGGGGTCCGTTGCGCCCATGCCACGCGGCGCAATGCCCTACCGGAACCGTACTCAAATACCACTGACGAATCCCCCGTCGAAACAAGCGCCCTGCTTCACCCCCAAGATGGCCGGGAGTATGGCAAGCGCCTGTTACCGGGGGATTACCGGCCCAAAAGGGCCGGCAAATCTCAGGTGCGGATGAAAATCTGGAAGATGTCGTTCCAGGTGGCGACGATCATCAGCAGCATGACCATCGCAAACCCGATCCGGAAGCCATATTCCTGCGCCCGCTCGCTCAGCGGACGGCCCCGGACTGCCTCGATGAGATAGAACAAAAGGTGACCGCCGTCCAGCAGCGGGATCGGGAACAGGTTCAGAAGCCCGATGCTGACCGAAAGAACCGCGGTCAGCCGGATCAGGTGCTCAAGCCCGCCGCGAGCGGTGACGTCGCCTGCCACCTGCGCGATGCGGAGCGGCCCGCCAAGCTGATCGATGGATTCCTTCCCGACGAAAATCTTGCCGATGTAGATCATGGTCTGCTCGACCACGAACCAGGTCTCGCTCACGCCCATCTGGAGCGGCGAAATCAGGCCGTAATATTTCCGGAACGTGTCGGCCGGCTCGACATAGGTCGAAAAGCCGAGCATCCCGATCTTCGGATCTTCCTTGCGCGGCTGCGGAGTCGCGTTGACCTTCAGTTGCTTGCCGTCGCGCTCGATGGTGAGCAGCAATTGTTTGCCGGGATTCGCGGAAATCACGCGCACCACGTCGTCGAAGGCTGCGACCTGCGCGCCGTCGATTGCAACGATGCGGTCGCCGCGCTTGAGGCCGGCCTTTTCGGCAGCGCCGCCGGCGATCACGTCGCCTACCCGCGAGGGCCAGCGCACGATGCCGATGTCGCCAAGCTTGTGCACGACGCCGCGCTCGATCACTTCGCGCGTGCCGGGCGTAACCGTGAAGGTGAGAAGCTGGTTTTTGCGCTCGACCACGAATTCCAGCGGACGGCCGGAGTTCGGCACGACCGCGCGCATCACGTCCTCGTAGCCGTCAACGCGCTTGCCATCGACCGATACGAACTTGTCGCCGTGGCGGATACCGGCGGCATAAGCCGCACCGTCGGCACGGACGACTTCCGCGACCGGCGTCGAGAGCGTGCGGCCGTAGATGTAGAGCGAACCGGCGAAAATCACGATGGCAAGGATGAAGTTCGCAATCGGACCCGCGGCGACGATGGCCGCGCGGTTACGCACCGGCTGATGGAAGAACGAAACCTTCTTGTCGGCTTCGCTCATTTTTTCGAGCGCCTCGATGTTCGGCGTGCTCGCTGCAGAGTCGTCGCCGTGAAAGCGCACATAGCCGCCGAGCGGGATCGCGGCGAAGCGCCAGCGCGTGCCGTGGCGGTCGTTGAAGCCGAACAGTTCAGGGCCGAACCCGACCGAGAAGGCATCGATCTTCACGCCGCAGCGGCGCGCCACCCAGAAGTGGCCGAGTTCGTGGAAGAAGACGACGACCGTCAGCGCAAACAGAAACGGCAGCAGGTAGCCAAGCAGCCATCCGCCCTTGGCAAGTAACGCCTGTACGAGTTCCATCGCGCCTGAGCCTTTCTGATCCGTTATCGCGTTAGGATGCCTTTGCGGCGAATTGAGGCAAGAGGGTCCGGGCTAAACTTCTCGCCGTATGGTCAACGCCGAGCGCCGCGTTAACCGAAGCAGGCTCGGTAAACAGGCCATCCTGCTGCGCGCGCTCGAGCACCGCCTCGATCAGCGCCGGGATGCCTGTAAACGACAGTCGCCCCTCGCGGAAGGCCTCGATTGCAATCTCGTTCGCCGCGTTAAGGACGGTGGGCGCGCCGCCGCCGGTCCCCATCGCCGCTTTTGCCAGTCCGAGCGCCGGAAACCTGCGCAGGTCAGGTGCCTCGAAATGGAGTGCGCCAGCCTTCGCCAGATCGAGGCGCGGCGCGGTTCGCGCTTTCCGCTCCGGCCAGTCGAGGCAGAACGCAATCGGGATGCGCATGTCCGGTTCGGCAAGCTGCGCGATCACCGCACCGTCGTGAAATTCGACCAGCGCGTGGACCAGCGATTGGGGATGGATCAGCACGTCGAGCTGCGACGGCGCGAGGCCGAACAGGTGATGGGCCTCGATCAGTTCCAGCCCCTTGTTCATCAGCGTCGCGGAGTCGATGGAGACCTTAGCGCCCATCGACCAGTTCGGATGCTTCACCGCCTCTTCCGGCGTGACGAAACGAAGCCGCTCGGCGCTATAGGTGCGGAACGGTCCGCCGGACGCGGTGAGCGTCACTTTCGCGACCGTGTCATGCGCGCCGCAGGCGAGCGCCTGAAACACTGCATTGTGCTCGGAGTCGACCGGCAACAATGTTGCCTTGTGCTCCTGCACCGCCGCCATGAACAACCTGCCCGCGGTCACAAGGCATTCCTTGTTGGCAAGCGCGACGGTGCGGCCTTGTGCGAGCGCGGCAAGCGTCGGCTCCAGTCCGGCAGCGCCTGCGATGGCCGCAACGACAAGATCGCTGTCAACGCTTGCTGCTTCGGCAACGCCTCCGGCTCCCGCGAGTACGCGCGTGCGGCTCCCCGACAAAGCGTCTTTCAATTCGGCATGGCACTTCTCGTCCGCGATGGCGGCAATTTCCGCGTCGAACTCGCGCGCAAGCGCGGCGAGCTTTTTCGCGTCCCGATGCGCAGTCAGCGCAACCACGCGGTAGTGCGAAGGATCGCGGCGGAAAAGATCGAGCGCGCTGGCGCCGATGGAGCCGGTCGCGCCGAGAATACTAACG is a window encoding:
- the rseP gene encoding RIP metalloprotease RseP, coding for MELVQALLAKGGWLLGYLLPFLFALTVVVFFHELGHFWVARRCGVKIDAFSVGFGPELFGFNDRHGTRWRFAAIPLGGYVRFHGDDSAASTPNIEALEKMSEADKKVSFFHQPVRNRAAIVAAGPIANFILAIVIFAGSLYIYGRTLSTPVAEVVRADGAAYAAGIRHGDKFVSVDGKRVDGYEDVMRAVVPNSGRPLEFVVERKNQLLTFTVTPGTREVIERGVVHKLGDIGIVRWPSRVGDVIAGGAAEKAGLKRGDRIVAIDGAQVAAFDDVVRVISANPGKQLLLTIERDGKQLKVNATPQPRKEDPKIGMLGFSTYVEPADTFRKYYGLISPLQMGVSETWFVVEQTMIYIGKIFVGKESIDQLGGPLRIAQVAGDVTARGGLEHLIRLTAVLSVSIGLLNLFPIPLLDGGHLLFYLIEAVRGRPLSERAQEYGFRIGFAMVMLLMIVATWNDIFQIFIRT
- a CDS encoding 1-deoxy-D-xylulose-5-phosphate reductoisomerase; this translates as MVKRVSILGATGSIGASALDLFRRDPSHYRVVALTAHRDAKKLAALAREFDAEIAAIADEKCHAELKDALSGSRTRVLAGAGGVAEAASVDSDLVVAAIAGAAGLEPTLAALAQGRTVALANKECLVTAGRLFMAAVQEHKATLLPVDSEHNAVFQALACGAHDTVAKVTLTASGGPFRTYSAERLRFVTPEEAVKHPNWSMGAKVSIDSATLMNKGLELIEAHHLFGLAPSQLDVLIHPQSLVHALVEFHDGAVIAQLAEPDMRIPIAFCLDWPERKARTAPRLDLAKAGALHFEAPDLRRFPALGLAKAAMGTGGGAPTVLNAANEIAIEAFREGRLSFTGIPALIEAVLERAQQDGLFTEPASVNAALGVDHTARSLARTLLPQFAAKAS